Proteins from a genomic interval of Ferrovibrio terrae:
- a CDS encoding rhodanese-like domain-containing protein, with protein sequence MAGDKDYAGDISTTEAWNQLANDPNALLIDVRTQPEWSFVGSPDLGKLDKRPLFVSWQLYPEMSVNERFADELRSQGVKPGQALYFLCRSGARSRAAAKAMTAAGLGPCYNVAGGFEGDLDGEKHRGRLGGWKAAGLAWLQS encoded by the coding sequence ATGGCGGGGGATAAAGACTATGCTGGCGATATCTCGACGACCGAAGCCTGGAACCAGCTGGCGAACGACCCCAACGCGCTGCTGATCGACGTCCGCACCCAACCTGAATGGAGCTTCGTCGGTTCGCCTGATCTGGGCAAACTCGACAAGCGTCCCTTATTCGTGTCCTGGCAACTATATCCCGAGATGAGTGTGAACGAGCGTTTTGCCGATGAATTGCGCAGCCAGGGTGTGAAGCCGGGCCAGGCGCTGTATTTCCTCTGCCGTTCGGGTGCCCGCTCGCGCGCCGCCGCCAAGGCCATGACGGCCGCCGGCCTCGGCCCCTGCTACAATGTTGCAGGCGGTTTTGAAGGCGATCTGGATGGCGAAAAGCATCGCGGACGATTGGGCGGCTGGAAGGCTGCCGGTCTCGCCTGGCTTCAGAGCTGA
- the rpsT gene encoding 30S ribosomal protein S20: MAQHKSAEKRARQTKKRTAVNRARRSKVRTAVKSLETAIASGDKAAATAALKKAQPALDKSVSTSVVQKRTASRKLSRLNARVKAMA, from the coding sequence ATGGCTCAGCATAAGTCCGCGGAGAAGCGCGCCCGCCAGACCAAGAAGCGCACGGCCGTCAATCGTGCCCGTCGCAGCAAGGTGCGCACCGCTGTGAAGTCCCTCGAAACCGCAATCGCCTCGGGCGATAAGGCTGCCGCAACGGCCGCTCTGAAGAAGGCGCAGCCCGCCCTCGACAAGAGCGTCAGCACGTCGGTGGTCCAGAAGCGCACTGCCTCGCGCAAGCTGTCGCGTCTGAACGCCCGCGTCAAAGCTATGGCTTGA